The Deltaproteobacteria bacterium nucleotide sequence GCTGGCCATAAGTGAGCCGCCGTTTGCCAACATCAGGTCCGCTCTCGGCCTGGATAGATTTACCCTTCGCGGCAAGCGAAAGGTGAATGTCCAGTGGAACCTGTTCTGCATTGTACACAACATGAAAAAGATTCAACGTTATGGTCCTGAATTTGCGTAGTCGAAAATGGCAGGATGCCGCTCAAATAATCGAGTAGGCATCCTTCGAAAGGGATGCAAGGTGACGTAAACTGAGTTTGAAAGTATAACGGCAACTGAAGCTGGAATGGAACTCCCGGATGCTGATTTAAAAACCGATACCGCCGGGAAACGGCAACACTTTCAAAAGGACTTTTTCTACAGACTCGTTAGGCGAGAAAAATTTGAAATATGGAACGAACAATGAGATTGTACTTGGATAATTGTTGCTTCAACCGACCATTCGACGACCAATCTCAAATTAAGATTCGGCTTGAAACCGAGGCAAAGCTGAAGATTCAAGAAGAAATTATATCGGGAACATTTCAGTTGATATGGTCATATATTCTTGATTATGAGAATAATAGAAATCCTTATCAAGAAAGAAAGTTACGAATAAAGAAATGGAAAAGATATGCCATAGAGGATGTGGAAGAGAATCCCGTAGTAATTGAAACTGCAAAGATATTGAATAAAAAAGGATTTCACAAAATTGATTCATTGCATATCGCTTGTGCTATAATTTCAAAGAGTGAATATTTTCTGAC carries:
- a CDS encoding PIN domain protein encodes the protein MRLYLDNCCFNRPFDDQSQIKIRLETEAKLKIQEEIISGTFQLIWSYILDYENNRNPYQERKLRIKKWKRYAIEDVEENPVVIETAKILNKKGFHKIDSLHIACAIISKSEYFLTTDDQILKRARLLNDIKINDPIGFIKEILS